The proteins below are encoded in one region of Candidatus Bathyarchaeota archaeon A05DMB-5:
- a CDS encoding fructose-bisphosphatase class II, with protein MVSLRALAPSLTRITVAAAVGAALHIGQGNPDLIDANAVEFSRAVLAQTDVEGEVISCEGPKDNAPAFLKREKVGTGKGPKVEFVVDPVDGTTAASKGRKDAISALACAPAGCFQVLPDDGYYFKVATDHHSAGKLSLDMSVEEIVRAVAREKGLPLENFTVIMLERERHADILSILRKLGVRIILIPDGDIAAAVVTCIPSSGVDLLIGAGAGPEATIAATAVKCLGGTMLVKVWKDKKDDPKRLDRLEAEGIDVEKAYTEDELAKGNELVFAASGVTKGELLDGVRFVKNGAIVSSLCIRLPSGTIEKSETNLRFKGHPVYKHFLT; from the coding sequence ATGGTCTCTCTTAGGGCTTTAGCGCCTTCATTAACCAGAATAACAGTAGCCGCAGCAGTTGGCGCCGCCTTACATATTGGTCAAGGCAACCCTGATTTGATAGACGCGAACGCCGTAGAATTTTCCAGAGCTGTCCTAGCGCAGACGGATGTGGAAGGAGAAGTCATCTCATGCGAAGGACCCAAAGACAACGCCCCAGCATTCCTAAAAAGAGAAAAAGTGGGAACTGGCAAAGGTCCAAAAGTCGAGTTTGTCGTAGACCCTGTTGACGGCACAACCGCCGCTTCCAAAGGCAGAAAAGACGCCATTTCCGCTCTTGCATGCGCGCCTGCTGGATGTTTTCAAGTGCTTCCAGACGACGGATACTATTTCAAAGTGGCGACAGACCATCATTCTGCTGGAAAACTTTCTCTGGACATGTCTGTCGAGGAAATTGTGCGAGCAGTAGCTCGAGAAAAAGGCTTGCCTCTCGAAAACTTCACTGTAATAATGTTAGAGCGTGAAAGACACGCAGACATTCTTAGCATTCTTAGAAAATTAGGTGTGCGAATAATTCTCATTCCAGACGGTGACATCGCAGCAGCAGTTGTTACATGCATTCCAAGCTCAGGCGTTGACCTTCTCATAGGCGCAGGTGCCGGCCCAGAAGCAACAATCGCAGCAACCGCCGTCAAGTGTTTAGGCGGCACAATGCTAGTGAAAGTGTGGAAAGACAAAAAAGATGACCCAAAAAGGCTGGATAGGCTAGAAGCGGAAGGCATTGATGTAGAAAAAGCATATACTGAAGACGAACTAGCTAAAGGCAACGAGTTGGTTTTTGCGGCTTCAGGTGTGACAAAAGGCGAACTCCTAGACGGCGTAAGATTCGTTAAAAACGGAGCAATTGTCAGCTCTCTCTGTATAAGATTGCCAAGCGGGACAATAGAAAAATCCGAAACAAACCTACGATTCAAAGGGCACCCAGTCTATAAGCACTTTTTAACCTAA